A stretch of the Candidatus Babeliales bacterium genome encodes the following:
- a CDS encoding TonB C-terminal domain-containing protein has product MYSSYNDPQLMTWFQASVLLHLIFGAGLYVHLELTPPVLRAEKPITQEAAPVLFHEIPSEDLPLPDMDSELFELAMNESSHFGTTKAFQEIPELDLTSATKTIEDNQEKPTEQLMKLNHEEISVKTPDTTPEPYQSDTMLVQEDTISMPEIPKTFWEERAHKKSASPVSGLTLANLAEGFIDYVKVNRAASTDINSQDLKTLAYNNKIGWYLQNSFRIHNKPLTLAHPVKTNITLYIEIDKNGNLLNLDMHPKTGESELDNLLLKVIKNAHPVPPIPTHLNRSTYKFHLPIYVEAAQGTHSYHFTFKG; this is encoded by the coding sequence ATGTACTCATCATATAATGATCCCCAACTCATGACATGGTTCCAAGCATCAGTGCTGTTGCACTTGATCTTTGGTGCAGGTTTGTATGTTCACTTGGAACTTACACCGCCAGTCCTTAGAGCTGAGAAACCCATTACACAAGAAGCTGCACCCGTTTTATTTCATGAAATCCCCTCAGAAGATCTGCCGCTACCAGATATGGATTCTGAATTGTTCGAACTTGCTATGAACGAAAGCTCGCATTTTGGGACAACAAAAGCGTTTCAGGAGATTCCAGAACTTGACTTAACATCAGCAACAAAAACTATAGAAGACAATCAGGAAAAACCAACAGAACAATTGATGAAACTAAACCATGAAGAGATATCAGTTAAAACACCAGATACAACTCCAGAACCATATCAATCAGATACCATGCTGGTGCAAGAAGACACTATATCCATGCCCGAGATTCCAAAAACATTCTGGGAAGAGCGGGCCCACAAAAAATCCGCATCGCCCGTAAGTGGACTCACGCTTGCCAACCTTGCCGAAGGATTTATCGATTACGTTAAAGTCAATCGTGCAGCATCAACCGATATTAACAGCCAAGATCTCAAAACGCTTGCATACAACAATAAAATTGGATGGTATCTACAAAACTCATTTCGTATCCACAACAAACCTCTCACACTTGCTCACCCAGTTAAAACAAACATCACGCTCTATATAGAAATTGATAAGAACGGCAATCTCCTTAATCTCGACATGCATCCTAAAACTGGAGAGAGTGAGCTAGATAATCTACTTCTCAAGGTTATCAAAAACGCTCACCCAGTACCGCCAATCCCGACACACCTC